The DNA region GTCCAGGATTTCATCCGTATCGGCGCCAAGGGCGGGTGCGCCTTCCCGTACCTGGGTGGGCGTCAGCGAGAATTTTGCAGCGGGCCCCACCACCGGGATTCGCTCGTTCCCTTCGACGGTCGTGGATTGCAACATGTCCCGGTCGCCGATGTGTGGGTCACGAGCCGCTTCCGCATAGGTTCGTACCTTGGCCATCGGCAGGCCCTGGGCGTGGAAGGCAGCTTCGGCTTCCTCGCACGTACGCGCGGCACACCAGGCGGCCATCAACCCATCGACGGTGTTTCTGCGCTCGAGGCGAGCGGCGGTCGTGGCATAGCGAGGATCGTCGGCGAGCTCAGGCCGATCGATCAAGTAGGCGAGGCGCTTCCAATGGGCATCGACGAGGATGCCGGCCATGACCTGGCCGTCGGTGCACGCGTAGGTGTTCGCAGGTGCAGCGACCCGGAACGAATTGCCGAGGCGCGGAAGCTCTGCACCCATCGCGCCCAGGGTCAGATAACCCGTGGATTGGAACAACATGGTATCGAGCAGCGCGACATCGACATGCTGGCCTTCGCCCGTCTGGTTCCTGTGGTGCAGCGCGGCCATGGCCGCCAGGGCGCCGTGCAGGCCTCCCAGATCGTCTCCCATGAAGGTCGGCGATTTCACGGGCTCGCCGTCCGGATCTCCGTTCAGGGACATGAAACCACTCGCGGCCTGGGCCAGAGGGTCGTAACCGGCGCGCTGGTGGTTTCGACCGAACTGGCCGAAGCCGCTGATCGAGACCAGGATGAGATCGTGTTTCATGGCGCGCAGCTCGTTCCAGCCGAGGCCCCAGTCATCGAGGACTCCTGGGCGAAAGTTCTCGACCAGGATGTCGGCCGAGGCGACCAGCCGGCGGAAGACATCGCGGCCCTCGGAATGATGCAGATCGAGGGTGAGGCTTCGCTTGTTGCGGTTCAACGTCGCTTGCATGAACGAAACCGGCGGATCCGTCCCCGGGAGGAAGGGAGGCAGGCTGCGCGCAACCTCTCCGGCGGGGTGCTCGACCTTGATGACATCGGCTCCGAAATCGCCGAGCAGGCAACCGCACATCGGTCCGGCCCAGGTCGTGGTCAGCTCGACGACCCGCACGCCGGCCAGGGGCCCGGTTACGCTGCGCCGGGCCTCCCGATAGAAGGCAGATTTCGAAGGCGGGCTCACGGGCGAGGGCGGCCAGCCTCGAGCCGTGCAAGGGCACGCTCGATCGCCCTGAGGAGTTCCGGGTCGGCCTGGCAGGCGCCTCTTGCCTGCTCGAGTTCTTCGCTCGTGTGCGGAGGAATACGAGCGGAATCCTGGGCGCCGATCTCGCCGAGGGCGAGGGCGGCCAATCGGCGTGCCGGCGGGTCGCTATCGGCGCGCAGTGTCGTGAGGAGGCACTCGGCCACCTGGGGCGGCGGTTCGACCAGCGATGCCATGGCGGTGAAGGCGGCCCGGCGCACGCCGAGATCCGTATCACCCGCGGCCTCGAGGAGTATTTCGGCGGCCTCGGGACGGTCCGGTGCGAGTTCGCGCAAGGTGAAGGTGGCCATGCGACGAACCCCCGGGCTTTCGCTCGTTCGAACGAGACCCATGAGAACGGGCAGCACTTCGCCGTGCCGATGCCCCATATCGACCATCACCTTGGCCGCGGCCCAACGAACGTCTCCATCCGCGCAGGCGAATGCTTCGACCAGCGCCGGCAGCAGACGCGGGCTCGAAGGCTCGAGGCGCGCGGAGGTGAAGGCGGCGCGCCAGCGGCGTGCGGGATCCTGGCTATGCAAGGCGGCACGCACTGCGGTCTGTACGTCCTCATCGCCGGCCTGATGAGCGATCGCGACCAACGCGTCGGAAGCGGCACGGCCGACCGCCTTCACCGGATCGCCCAAGGCTGTGCCGAGGGCCTCCGCGAGAAGCGTGGCCGAGGGGTCTCCTGCGGCTGATTGGCAAGCGGCTTGACGCTGGGCGGGATCCTGGCTGTCGAGCTGATGCAAGATCGGATGGGTCATGTGAGGCTCCAGGAGGCAAGGACCGGGTCTTCGCCATTTCGACGGGTTCGTCCGTCACGCTCCAGCTTCATCAGGTGCTGGGTGACGGATTGGCTAGCCGCCGGGTGCAGTGACTCCGGGTAGCTCACGTAGACGATCTTCACGATGTCCATCGGGAGGGCGGCGCCGTCCTCGAGAACGGCCACGATCTGTCGCTCTCTTTCGTGGCGATGGGCGATGTACTCATCGATCTTGGCCTTGCCATCTTCGATCTTCGGGCCATGGGCCGGGTAGATGCAGCTCGGGTGCTCGGCGCGAAGCCGTTCGAGTGAAGCCATGTACTGGGTGAGATCCCCGGTTTCCGCAGGAATCACGGTCGTGCCCACGCCCAGCACGTTGTCGCCCGAGATCAGTGCTCGCTCCTCTTCGATCATGAAGCAGAGATGGTCGGGGGCATGTCCCGGAGTGTGGAGCGCACGAAGCGTGGCTCCCTGCGTCTTGATGACGGATCCGTCGTCGATCGGCGTGAGCTCGAGACCGTAGGACTCGTCGACCCCGGGCCATGGCTTCTTCGAGACCTTCAGATTGCCGAAGTGCTTCAGCACCTGATGCACGCCTCCGATGTGATCCGGGTGAGCGTGGGTGAGGACGATTTCCTGGAAGCCTTCGCAACCGCAGCGCTCCATCGCCTGCTCGAGCACGGGGAGGTACTCCTCGAAACCCTGGCCCGGATCGAGGAGCAAGCGCCGGGGGCCGGTGCCGATCAAGTAGGTGTTCGTGCCCGGCCCCGAGAACACGCTCGGGTTCTGGCCCAGCGCCACGGTCACCCGCTCCGACCAGACGTCGACATCCGGCAGAGCCATTCCGAGCATGACGGGGGCGTTACTGGTCATCCGTCTCCTGCGATCGTCATGCGAGCGATTCGTAGGGGTGGCGCCGCAACGTTGCCGAGCCATAGGAGTTCATTTCCGATCGCATTCACATCACACAGCATATCGCCAAGATTGCCCGCAATGGTGATCTCTTCGACCGGGTAGGAGGGTTTGCCGTTTTCGATCCAGAAGCCTTTGGCCCCTCGGGAAAAATCGCCCGTCACAGGGTTGAATCCCTGCCCGAACATGCCTGTTACCAAAAGGCCTTTTCCAGTATCGGCGAGAATGTCGTCGAGGCTTCCCGCGCCGCCGGGCTCGAGCCAGAGATTGGTGGAGCCAACGCTCGGTGCGCTGCCCACGCCGCGGCTGGCGTTGCCCGTGCTCGCCAGGCCGAGCTTGCGCGCGGAGTAGCAGTCGAGCAGATAGGAGCGCAGGCGGCCCCCCTCGACGATGACATTGCGGCGGGTGGGTTGGCCTTCGCCGTCGAAGGGCCGGCTGCCAAGTCCGGCGGGAAGCCCGCCGTCGTCGATCACCGCGATGCCGCTCGAGGCGATGGTTTCGCCGAGCCGACCCGCCAGGAAGGAGCTCTTGCGGTAGACGGCGTAGCCCGAGAGGCAGCCGACGAGACTTCCCACGAGGTTGCGTGCGGTCGGGCTGTCGAAGACCACCGGGTATTCCCCGGTAGCGATCCGGCGTGCGCCGAGTTGGCCTAGCGCGCGTTCGGCGGCGCGCTTGCCGACGGCGGCCGGGGCCTCGAGGGCGGCGAGAGAGCGGGCGACCGTGTACCAGTAGTCGGTCTGCATGGCGCCCTGCTCATCCGCCGCGATCGGTGAGCAGCTGATCGAATGGGTCGCGCTTTCGTATTGGCCGTCGAAGCCGGCGCTGTTGGCGTAGTGCACATGCCGAAAGCTCGAGCCCGCGTCGGCGCCCTCGGAGTTCACGATCTTCTCGTCCACCTGGCGGGCTGCGGCCTCGGCCTCTCGTGCCGCCTCTACGTGGTGTTCGATGCCGGCTTCCCGGTCTTTGGCCACCAGGAGGTCGAGTTCGGGCAGCATCCCTGCGAAGCCGTCGTGGGGCAATCCCGCATCCGGATCCGGCGCCGTTTCCCGCGCCAGCGCAACACCGTCTTCTGCGAGGCGTTCGATGGCCCGCTCGGAGAGATCGCTCGTGGATGTGATGGCCTGCTGCATGCCGGTCGCACCTTCGACGAACACGCGCAGGCCGAGCGTTCGTTCACGGGCTTGCTTGACGTGCTCGATTTCCTCGCCGCGCACGCGGACCTCGCTGGAATCGCTTTCGATGCACACCGAGTCGGCGCTATGAGCACCGGCACGCTTTGCCACGCTTAGCGCGTGGTCGAGGGCGGTCTCGGCGCTCAACCTTCCGTTCCTCCCACCGTCAACTGATCCACGCGGATCGTCGGCAATCCGACGCCTACCGGGACACCCTGGCCATCCTTGCCGCAGGTTCCAACGCCCCGGTCGAGTTCGAGATCGTGGCCGATATGGCTCACCTGGGTCAGTACCTCGGGGCCGTTGCCGATCAAGGTGGCGCCCTTGACCGGTTGGGTGATCCGTCCGTTTTCGATCTTGTAGGCCTCGCTGGCGCTGAACACGAAGCGTCCGTTGGTGATGTCGACCTGGCCGCCGCCGAAGGTCACGGCGTACAGGCCGTTCTCGACGGAGCGGACGATGTCCTCCGGATTCTCTTCGCCGGCCAGCATGAAGGTGTTCGTCATGCGTGGCATCGGGAGGTGGGCGTAGCTCTCGCGTCGGCCGTTCCCGGTGGGCGCGTGGCCCATGAGTCGGGCGTTCATGCGATCGTGCAAATAGCCGCGCAGGATGCCGTCTTCGATCAGTACGGTGCGGGAGGTCGGGGTGCCTTCGTCGTCGACGTTCAACGAGCCGCGGCGGCCGGGAAGGGTGCCGTCATCGACCACGGTGACCCCAGGCGCAGCCACCCGCTCGCCGATCCGGCCGGCGAAGGCGGAGGTTCCCTTGCGGTTGAAGTCGCCCTCCAGGCCGTGGCCCACGGCTTCGTGGAGGAGGATGCCCGGCCAGCCGGGGCCGAGAACGACATCGAGGGTTCCGGCCGGGCAGGGCACGGCGTCGAGGTTCACGAGGGCAAGCCGCACGGCCTCGTCCGCGACCGGCTTCCAGCCTTCCGGCGAGAGATACGCGTCGAGCGCCGTCCGGCCGCCCGCACCCTGGTATCCGATCTCGCGCCGGCCGTTCTCGTCCTCGGCGATCACCTGAACGTTGAGCCGCACGAGAGGTTGAACGTCGGCGACCCAGGTTCCATCGCTCGCGGCGATCATCACGTTCCGAAGTTGGCTGACCACGCTAGCCATCACCTGTTGGATGCGGGGGTCCTGGGCACGCGCGTAGGCGTCGATCTCTCCGAGCAGCGCAACCTTCTGGACGACCGGTACGTCGGTCGGACTCATGGACACCGGGTACAGATCGTTCGGCGGTGCGCCGCTACCTGCGATCGCCACGGCCCCGCCTTCATTTCCGCGTTCAGAGATGGCGCGGGCGGTGCCTGCGGCCAGTTCGAGACTCTCTACCGTGATCTCATCCGAGTGGGCGTAGCCTTGCCGCTCGCCGGTCTGGACCCGCACGCCGGCGCCCTGGATCAAGTGGCGGTCGCCACTCTTGACGATCCCTTCCTCGAGCACGACCGAGTCCTGGCTCGTGTACTCGAAGAACAGATCGGCGTGGTCGACAGAACGTTCGAGAGCGGTTCCGAGGGTCCGATCGATCGCGCGTTCATCGATGCCGAATTGATCGCGAAACAACGCGACGGGTTGGTTCATGAGAGATCCTTTTCGAGGGCCTCCACCCGGGCCGGAAGCTCGGCGAGCGTAGCAAGCGAAGCCACGTCGATCGGATGCAGGCCGGCGGTTTTCGAAGCTCGGAGATCCTCGTCGGCTCGGTCGCCGACGTACACACAGCGGTGATTCGCGACTCCGAGCCGCTTCAAGCACACGTCGAAGATCAGTCGTTCCGGCTTGGCGGCACCCGCATCTGCGGGGAGCGTGACTGCATCGAAGAGATCGTGGATGCCGAGGTCGCAGAGCAACGGCCGCAACCGCTGATCGAAGTTCGAGAGCAGGCCCAGCAGATAGCGGCGTTCATGGAGGTCTTCCAAGGCGACCCGAGCGCCCGGGGCGAGTTCCCAGGCGGCGGTGGTTCCGTAGTGGTCCCACAACTTCTCGAAGAACGCGTCGAAATCGCTGAAGCGCGCCATCTGGTCGGTCGCCCTGAAGGTTTCGCGCACGCGCTCCCACCACCAGCGCTTTTCCAGGAGGGCAGCCGGGGCCATGGCTTCACCGGGGTAGACGTTGGGCGGTGCAGCGGCCATGACCCGCCCGAAGGCCTCCTCTACCCGCGCGGCAGGTAGCTCGACCTCGAATTCCCTGGCAAAGCGCGCGTAGGTGTCCCCGACCGGTTCACAGGTCCGGATCAGGGTGCCGGCGGCATCGAAGACCACCGCTTGAATGGGTCGGAACTCAGCCATCGGCTTCCCTCAGAAAGAGTCTTCGTGCCGGGGGAACATCATTCGCATTCGGAAAAATTCACTCGGGATCGTAGGCAAGACTCGGTCCGAGGTGTCGCTCGGCCTCGGAGACCGAAAGGCCACGCCGATTCGCGTAGTCCGCGACCTGGTCCCGGCCGATCGGGCCCACGTTGAAGTAGCGCGCCTTCGGGTGGGCCAGGTAGAGGCCGCTCACGCTTGCCGCCGGGTGCATCGCGAAGCTCTCCGTCAGCTCGATCCCCAATTCGCCGGGCTGGAGCAATTCGAAGAGCTTTCGTTTGGGACTATGGTCCGGGCAGGCCGGGTAGCCAAAGGCAGGGCGGATGCCGCGGTAGCGTTCGGCGATCAAGGCCTCGTTGTCCAGATTCTCGTCGGCGCCGTACCCCCACTCCCGTCGGGCTTTCGCGTGGAGCCACTCCGCAAAGGCCTCGGCCAGGCGATCCGCCAGAGCCTTGGTCATGATGGCCTGGTAGTCGTCGCCGGCTGCCTCGAATTCCTTCGCGAGCTCGTCCGTGCCGAGGCCCGCGGTCACGGCGAACGCGCCGATCGAATCCTCGACCCCGCTACCAAGCGGTGCGATGTAATCGGCCAGGGA from bacterium includes:
- a CDS encoding beta-lactamase-like protein 2, encoding MTSNAPVMLGMALPDVDVWSERVTVALGQNPSVFSGPGTNTYLIGTGPRRLLLDPGQGFEEYLPVLEQAMERCGCEGFQEIVLTHAHPDHIGGVHQVLKHFGNLKVSKKPWPGVDESYGLELTPIDDGSVIKTQGATLRALHTPGHAPDHLCFMIEEERALISGDNVLGVGTTVIPAETGDLTQYMASLERLRAEHPSCIYPAHGPKIEDGKAKIDEYIAHRHERERQIVAVLEDGAALPMDIVKIVYVSYPESLHPAASQSVTQHLMKLERDGRTRRNGEDPVLASWSLT
- a CDS encoding TldD/PmbA family protein, translating into MSAETALDHALSVAKRAGAHSADSVCIESDSSEVRVRGEEIEHVKQARERTLGLRVFVEGATGMQQAITSTSDLSERAIERLAEDGVALARETAPDPDAGLPHDGFAGMLPELDLLVAKDREAGIEHHVEAAREAEAAARQVDEKIVNSEGADAGSSFRHVHYANSAGFDGQYESATHSISCSPIAADEQGAMQTDYWYTVARSLAALEAPAAVGKRAAERALGQLGARRIATGEYPVVFDSPTARNLVGSLVGCLSGYAVYRKSSFLAGRLGETIASSGIAVIDDGGLPAGLGSRPFDGEGQPTRRNVIVEGGRLRSYLLDCYSARKLGLASTGNASRGVGSAPSVGSTNLWLEPGGAGSLDDILADTGKGLLVTGMFGQGFNPVTGDFSRGAKGFWIENGKPSYPVEEITIAGNLGDMLCDVNAIGNELLWLGNVAAPPLRIARMTIAGDG
- the tldD gene encoding metalloprotease TldD; translated protein: MNQPVALFRDQFGIDERAIDRTLGTALERSVDHADLFFEYTSQDSVVLEEGIVKSGDRHLIQGAGVRVQTGERQGYAHSDEITVESLELAAGTARAISERGNEGGAVAIAGSGAPPNDLYPVSMSPTDVPVVQKVALLGEIDAYARAQDPRIQQVMASVVSQLRNVMIAASDGTWVADVQPLVRLNVQVIAEDENGRREIGYQGAGGRTALDAYLSPEGWKPVADEAVRLALVNLDAVPCPAGTLDVVLGPGWPGILLHEAVGHGLEGDFNRKGTSAFAGRIGERVAAPGVTVVDDGTLPGRRGSLNVDDEGTPTSRTVLIEDGILRGYLHDRMNARLMGHAPTGNGRRESYAHLPMPRMTNTFMLAGEENPEDIVRSVENGLYAVTFGGGQVDITNGRFVFSASEAYKIENGRITQPVKGATLIGNGPEVLTQVSHIGHDLELDRGVGTCGKDGQGVPVGVGLPTIRVDQLTVGGTEG
- a CDS encoding HAD-IA family hydrolase, which codes for MAEFRPIQAVVFDAAGTLIRTCEPVGDTYARFAREFEVELPAARVEEAFGRVMAAAPPNVYPGEAMAPAALLEKRWWWERVRETFRATDQMARFSDFDAFFEKLWDHYGTTAAWELAPGARVALEDLHERRYLLGLLSNFDQRLRPLLCDLGIHDLFDAVTLPADAGAAKPERLIFDVCLKRLGVANHRCVYVGDRADEDLRASKTAGLHPIDVASLATLAELPARVEALEKDLS
- a CDS encoding CoA transferase, producing MSPPSKSAFYREARRSVTGPLAGVRVVELTTTWAGPMCGCLLGDFGADVIKVEHPAGEVARSLPPFLPGTDPPVSFMQATLNRNKRSLTLDLHHSEGRDVFRRLVASADILVENFRPGVLDDWGLGWNELRAMKHDLILVSISGFGQFGRNHQRAGYDPLAQAASGFMSLNGDPDGEPVKSPTFMGDDLGGLHGALAAMAALHHRNQTGEGQHVDVALLDTMLFQSTGYLTLGAMGAELPRLGNSFRVAAPANTYACTDGQVMAGILVDAHWKRLAYLIDRPELADDPRYATTAARLERRNTVDGLMAAWCAARTCEEAEAAFHAQGLPMAKVRTYAEAARDPHIGDRDMLQSTTVEGNERIPVVGPAAKFSLTPTQVREGAPALGADTDEILDELGFEPDERKTLRGKGIV